TTCGCCAGTCGTTCGTTGGCTGTGCCCATCGCGTCCTGGAAGGCGCGGCCGGCCGGCGTCGGCGGGTGCACCGCCATCCCGACCTCGTCGCTGACGACGACCGTGTCGCCATCGCGGTTTCGCAACACCTCGCACAACTCGGCGACTGCGGCATCGTCTGGTTGGTGCAGCGCGACCCACGGCCCGAGGCTGTCGAGCAGCACGGTGCCCGCGACACGGCGTAGCTGATCGGGCAGGTCGGCGGTGGCGCCGAC
This sequence is a window from Mycobacteriales bacterium. Protein-coding genes within it:
- a CDS encoding bifunctional adenosylcobinamide kinase/adenosylcobinamide-phosphate guanylyltransferase — translated: VAESLAARLPGTVTYVATLLTDDADAELTARIDRHQARRPSTWTTVGATADLPDQLRRVAGTVLLDSLGPWVALHQPDDAAVAELCEVLRNRDGDTVVVSDEVGMAVHPPTPAGRAFQDAMGTANERLAKVADETLLVVAGRVLRTAAVDVDAILRGHA